One genomic region from Carnobacterium viridans encodes:
- a CDS encoding rolling circle replication-associated protein translates to MKEQDKNQSGLPVYLTYGQLDDEKLGAPKRYTYKVKGYSDGTYTVIEYVNGRLKTDQKLTFSSGGNSDLSDEEKAVRLKESRLANLYKTKNKLRDYAKNNHFDKFWTLTFDPKICGASDDYRFEEMRKWLRKMRDKYGKFNYLAVPERHKSGQIHWHMMTGYFEPKLIDSGKEYRNIPILNCPEWEFGFTNIQNVRSKKKISNYVSKYITKDLMDSPARRNKKKYWGSSLLELPEVFSISEEVNGLPEAGFESEVCKIYDMEKADFTKYFGERKKPLAD, encoded by the coding sequence ATGAAAGAACAAGACAAGAATCAAAGTGGTCTGCCCGTCTACTTGACATACGGGCAACTCGACGACGAAAAACTAGGTGCTCCTAAAAGATACACTTACAAGGTAAAAGGCTATAGTGACGGTACTTACACTGTGATTGAGTACGTAAATGGGCGGTTAAAAACCGACCAAAAACTAACATTTTCTTCGGGGGGTAATTCTGACCTTTCTGACGAAGAAAAAGCAGTGCGTTTAAAAGAATCTCGACTAGCGAATTTATATAAAACTAAAAATAAATTACGTGATTATGCCAAGAATAATCACTTTGATAAATTTTGGACTTTGACATTCGATCCAAAAATTTGTGGAGCTAGTGATGATTACCGTTTTGAAGAAATGCGAAAATGGTTGCGTAAAATGCGGGATAAGTACGGCAAATTCAATTATTTAGCAGTTCCTGAAAGGCATAAAAGTGGGCAGATTCATTGGCATATGATGACTGGTTATTTTGAACCTAAATTAATTGATAGTGGTAAAGAGTATAGAAATATCCCTATTTTAAATTGTCCTGAATGGGAATTTGGTTTTACAAATATCCAAAATGTCCGTTCTAAAAAGAAAATTTCCAATTATGTTTCAAAATACATAACTAAAGATTTAATGGACTCTCCAGCAAGACGAAACAAGAAAAAATATTGGGGTAGCAGCTTGCTAGAATTGCCTGAAGTTTTTTCGATTTCTGAAGAAGTCAATGGACTTCCTGAAGCAGGTTTTGAAAGTGAAGTCTGCAAAATTTATGACATGGAAAAAGCAGACTTCACTAAATATTTTGGAGAAAGAAAAAAGCCCCTTGCCGATTAG
- a CDS encoding plasmid recombination protein, with the protein MTNIKHNNRKLNEKEMEKNSHIDTNRSERNVDFTQKNLKEFYKEEFGEALENYNENQKRSDRKIKNYHDHIKKGKKTALQQEMIIQVGDKNDFTSEEKRDEAVSILTEYYHDFQLRNPKLKVYNAVIHNDEASPHLHLNFVPVADGYKRGLEKQVSFDKAITQQDPTLDKVRPFQDWREKEASILTGKLQERGLARKFVGTNYYKDVNEFKEKMALEDEIKSLEMKVIERKNELSKFSENIPDEIKNIKVKKEAVTEVTQKMFGKAEITKRYTENQVIAPEDFTKIMDFANDGISVSKDYKRLLKTDIVKENVSLREENNSLGEKLKKIEEEKEQMEFSSWLYGDKDEVEIEKNKKEIKSLKSIVTELKDEIHLIYSGARDFISVNTNDVSSGRKLFESFKENVKEQFSYARKWQQFKPEKTEFEKIDKIETDKQRNSGRDMGR; encoded by the coding sequence ATGACAAATATTAAACACAATAACAGAAAATTAAATGAAAAAGAAATGGAAAAAAATTCTCATATTGATACCAATCGTTCTGAAAGAAATGTTGATTTTACTCAAAAGAATTTAAAAGAATTTTACAAAGAAGAATTTGGAGAAGCTTTAGAAAATTATAATGAAAATCAAAAACGCAGTGATCGAAAAATAAAAAATTATCATGACCATATAAAAAAAGGGAAAAAGACTGCTTTACAGCAAGAAATGATTATTCAAGTTGGAGATAAAAATGATTTTACTAGCGAGGAAAAACGGGACGAAGCAGTTTCGATTCTGACGGAATATTATCATGATTTTCAACTGCGAAATCCAAAGTTAAAAGTTTATAACGCAGTGATTCATAACGATGAAGCCAGTCCACATTTGCATTTAAATTTTGTTCCAGTTGCTGATGGCTATAAACGTGGATTAGAAAAGCAAGTTTCTTTTGATAAAGCCATTACGCAACAAGATCCAACTTTGGATAAAGTGCGTCCTTTTCAAGATTGGCGAGAAAAAGAAGCGTCAATCTTGACTGGAAAATTGCAAGAGCGTGGCCTTGCAAGAAAATTTGTTGGCACTAATTATTATAAAGATGTAAATGAGTTTAAAGAGAAAATGGCTTTAGAAGACGAGATAAAATCACTGGAAATGAAAGTGATTGAAAGAAAAAATGAGCTTTCAAAATTTTCTGAAAATATTCCTGATGAAATAAAAAATATAAAAGTAAAAAAAGAAGCTGTGACTGAAGTAACGCAAAAAATGTTTGGTAAAGCTGAAATAACAAAGCGATATACAGAAAATCAGGTCATTGCACCTGAAGATTTTACAAAGATTATGGATTTTGCAAATGATGGGATTTCTGTAAGTAAAGACTATAAACGCTTATTAAAAACGGATATTGTAAAAGAAAATGTTTCTTTGAGAGAGGAAAATAATTCTTTGGGAGAAAAACTAAAGAAAATTGAAGAAGAAAAAGAACAAATGGAGTTTTCAAGTTGGTTGTATGGAGATAAAGATGAAGTTGAAATTGAGAAAAATAAAAAAGAAATAAAATCTTTGAAATCTATAGTGACCGAATTAAAAGACGAAATACATTTAATTTATTCTGGTGCTAGAGATTTTATTAGTGTAAATACGAACGATGTATCTAGCGGTAGAAAGCTTTTCGAATCATTTAAGGAGAATGTTAAAGAGCAGTTTTCATACGCTCGTAAATGGCAACAATTTAAGCCTGAAAAGACTGAATTTGAAAAGATTGATAAAATTGAAACAGATAAACAACGAAACTCTGGTCGTGATATGGGTAGATAG
- a CDS encoding rolling circle replication-associated protein yields MRLKESRLANLYKTKNKLRDYAKNNHFDKFWTLTFDPKICGASDDYRFEEMRKWLRKMRDKYGKFNYLAVPERHKSGQIHWHMMTGYFEPKLIDSGKEYRNIPILNCPEWEFGFTNIQNVRSKKKISNYVSKYITKDLMDSPARRNKKKYWGSSLLELPEVFSISEEVNGLPEAGFESEVCKIYDMEKADFTKYFGERKKPLAD; encoded by the coding sequence GTGCGTTTAAAAGAATCTCGACTAGCGAATTTATATAAAACTAAAAATAAATTACGTGATTATGCCAAGAATAATCACTTTGATAAATTTTGGACTTTGACATTCGATCCAAAAATTTGTGGAGCTAGTGATGATTACCGTTTTGAAGAAATGCGAAAATGGTTGCGTAAAATGCGGGATAAGTACGGCAAATTCAATTATTTAGCAGTTCCTGAAAGGCATAAAAGTGGGCAGATTCATTGGCATATGATGACTGGTTATTTTGAACCTAAATTAATTGATAGTGGTAAAGAGTATAGAAATATCCCTATTTTAAATTGTCCTGAATGGGAATTTGGTTTTACAAATATCCAAAATGTCCGTTCTAAAAAGAAAATTTCCAATTATGTTTCAAAATACATAACTAAAGATTTAATGGACTCTCCAGCAAGACGAAACAAGAAAAAATATTGGGGTAGCAGCTTGCTAGAATTGCCTGAAGTTTTTTCGATTTCTGAAGAAGTCAATGGACTTCCTGAAGCAGGTTTTGAAAGTGAAGTCTGCAAAATTTATGACATGGAAAAAGCAGACTTCACTAAATATTTTGGAGAAAGAAAAAAGCCCCTTGCCGATTAG